Genomic DNA from Deltaproteobacteria bacterium:
TGCTCAGGTGCCTTGCCAGTTCGCGGGCAACGGAGAGCCGGTCGGTCGTGAGGAGCCGGATGCCGCTCCCGGCATCCCCCAACCTTCCCGATGCATTGATACGCGGGGCGAACTTGAAGGCAAGGTCGTCGGATCCAAGGGAAGAGGGATCTATGCCGGTGATCTCCCTGAGGGCCTCGAAACCGGGTCGGTGGAAGGTTTTCATCCTCTCGATTCCTGTCTTGGTCAGGACCCTGTTCAGGCCCACCAGAGGGACCATGTCTGCGATAGTCCCCAGGGCGACCAGGTCAAGGAAAGCCCGCAGGTCCGGTTCCGCGCGATGTTTGAACCAGCCGCATTTTCTGAGCTTTCTTCTCAGGGCGATCGCGAGGAAAAAGGCTACTCCGACCCCGCAGAGGGGCCCGAAGGGAGAGGAAGAGCCGTTTCGATGGGGATTGACAAAGGGGCACTCGATCTGAAAATCATCGGGAACCTGGTGATGATCCGTGATCACCATGTGGAGATCAAGCCTCTCGGCAAGTTCAATCTCCTCCCTGTCTCCTGTACCGCAATCCACGGTGATCACCACTCCGGCCCCGGCCATGGAAATCTTGCGGATTGCTTCCCTGTTCAGCCCGTGTCCCTCCTCGAGACGGTCAGGGACATAATAAGAGACGGGAATGCCAAGCCTGGAGAAAAGGTTGAGGAGGAGTGCGGTGGCCGTCAGACCATCGGCGTCGTAATCTCCGTAAATGGTGATCCGCTGTCGGTGCTCAATCGCATAAATGATCCTTTCAACGGCCCGGTCCATGTCGACGAGCAGGCTCGGGTCTGTGATCTCCGAGAGCCTGGGATTGAGAAAATCTCTGGCGGATGCTTCCTCAGAGATGCCGCGGTTGATGAGGACCTGGGCCGCCGGGAGAGGGAGATCCATGCGTTGCGCCAACAGGGGGGCCAATGGGGAGAGTGGTCGGAGTTTCCAGATCTTGGTCATCTTGCGGCTAGGAATCCGAATGGGACATGAGCTTTTCCACCTTGCCGATGTCCGCGGGTGTATCAACTTCGATTGAGTCGTGGGCGGTCTCCACCACCTTGATCCTGTACCCATACTCCAGGGCTCGGAGTTGCTCCAATTTCTCGGCGGATTCCAGGCGGCCTACCGGGAGCCGGGTAAAGGTCCTTAGGAAGGACATGCGATAGGCGTAAATGCCTATGTGCTTGTAATGTTCCCAATGTGAAGTATCGTCCCGGAAAAAAGGGATCGGTGATCTGGAAAAATAGAGGGCGTGTCCCTTACTGTCGGTTACGACCTTGACGTGGTTGGGGTTTGAGAGTTCTTCCGGATCCTCAAT
This window encodes:
- the recJ gene encoding single-stranded-DNA-specific exonuclease RecJ; the protein is MTKIWKLRPLSPLAPLLAQRMDLPLPAAQVLINRGISEEASARDFLNPRLSEITDPSLLVDMDRAVERIIYAIEHRQRITIYGDYDADGLTATALLLNLFSRLGIPVSYYVPDRLEEGHGLNREAIRKISMAGAGVVITVDCGTGDREEIELAERLDLHMVITDHHQVPDDFQIECPFVNPHRNGSSSPFGPLCGVGVAFFLAIALRRKLRKCGWFKHRAEPDLRAFLDLVALGTIADMVPLVGLNRVLTKTGIERMKTFHRPGFEALREITGIDPSSLGSDDLAFKFAPRINASGRLGDAGSGIRLLTTDRLSVARELARHLSKLNSMRQDLERAIFEEIEEKYISTSDLKGRKTLLFSGKGWHKGVLGIVASRLMEKYHRPVLLLSLQDGMATGSARSIEGFSLHRALARVSHLLDHYGGHDRAAGLTLKTSNIRTLSEEIERMAWESLGDSEPAPCLEIDAEVPLHALDLETVKRLEDLSPFGSGNPSPLFYSPGLTVLESAIVGERHLKLKVGQAGEIREAIGFGLAPYHPLDIGTSIHLVHTPGIHYWQGRGRVQLRVVDLEIGNGDAKRLVRKP